The genomic window CTGCCCGCTGGTGCAGCCGCGGCCCAGTCCGGCGGCGATGCCCATGATCGTGCCGCCCACCAGGGCGAAGAGCCAGCGCCGGCGCACGCTGATGCGCGGCCCGCGCACCGTCTCGGCCTTGAGCCGGCCGGCGCTGAGGGCGCCGATGAAGCCGCCCAGGAAGAGGCCCGCCACTTCCACCACCAGCCAGTCGCGCAGGGGCTGTCCGCCCTGCACATAGCGCCCGAAGGCCTCGCTCCGCTCCGTCCAGGCCGGCGCCACCAACTCGCAAGCGCCCGCCAGCACCCGTTTGGGGAAGGCGCTGGCGCCCAGGCCCTGTCCGGCCACGACGAAGGCGGCGAGCAGGGCCAGGCCCAGCACGAAGCCGGCCAGGTAGGGATTCCAATAGGGTCGTGCCGTCATGGCCCAG from bacterium includes these protein-coding regions:
- a CDS encoding YeeE/YedE thiosulfate transporter family protein gives rise to the protein MTARPYWNPYLAGFVLGLALLAAFVVAGQGLGASAFPKRVLAGACELVAPAWTERSEAFGRYVQGGQPLRDWLVVEVAGLFLGGFIGALSAGRLKAETVRGPRISVRRRWLFALVGGTIMGIAAGLGRGCTSGQALSGGASLAAGSWAFMMMVFAGGYALARLMRRQWT